In Paractinoplanes brasiliensis, the following proteins share a genomic window:
- the recO gene encoding DNA repair protein RecO, producing the protein MPAAGYRRHLYRDDAVVLRVQKLGESDRIITLLTRRHGRLRAVARGVRRTSSRFGARLEPFGHIDLQLAGSPEGVGSSLHAVSQVEAVALYGKQFLTDYPRYTAASAIAETAERLTPVEREPSLRLFQLTLGALKALSLGEHASSLVLDAYLLRAMATAGWAPAIAECAVCGTDGQHAAFSVPAGGAVCPDCRPPGAAHPAPATLGLMNALTVGDWVVADASESPVRRECSGLVAAHLQWHMERALRSLPLVDRRESP; encoded by the coding sequence GTGCCTGCCGCCGGATACCGCCGCCATCTCTACCGCGACGACGCGGTGGTGCTGCGTGTGCAGAAACTCGGCGAGAGCGACCGCATCATCACGTTGCTCACCCGTCGCCACGGCCGTCTGCGGGCCGTCGCCCGGGGGGTGCGGCGCACGTCGTCGCGGTTCGGCGCCCGGCTCGAGCCGTTCGGTCACATCGACCTGCAGCTCGCCGGCTCGCCCGAGGGGGTGGGCAGCTCGCTGCACGCGGTGAGCCAGGTCGAGGCGGTCGCGCTCTACGGCAAGCAGTTCCTCACCGACTATCCGCGTTACACGGCGGCCAGCGCGATCGCCGAGACCGCCGAGCGGCTCACCCCGGTCGAGCGGGAGCCGTCGTTGCGGCTGTTCCAGCTCACCCTGGGCGCGCTGAAGGCGTTGTCGCTCGGCGAGCATGCGAGCAGCCTGGTCCTCGACGCCTACCTGCTGCGGGCCATGGCAACGGCCGGGTGGGCGCCGGCGATCGCCGAGTGCGCCGTCTGCGGCACGGACGGGCAGCATGCCGCCTTCTCGGTGCCGGCCGGCGGCGCGGTCTGCCCCGACTGCCGCCCGCCGGGTGCGGCCCACCCCGCCCCGGCCACGCTCGGCCTGATGAACGCGTTGACCGTGGGCGACTGGGTGGTGGCCGACGCGAGCGAGTCACCGGTGCGCCGCGAGTGCAGCGGCCTGGTCGCCGCCCACCTGCAATGGCACATGGAGCGGGCGTTGCGCTCGCTTCCGCTGGTCGATCGACGGGAGAGCCCATGA
- a CDS encoding DUF4097 family beta strand repeat-containing protein translates to MTATLTRRAGALVLIAATAATTLTGCAGVVGAQMTYDDTEKTKITEIQLDGGSGDVAIRTAAVTETSIKRIIRRSTDPGESYRLQGTKLLIDTSCGHDCSVSYEIVAPPGVKVSGELRSGDISLRSVGDTDVKLTSGDVNIAEPAGKVKLRATSGDMRVVNAKNAVDIQSTSGDIDVIDAAGPLTLKLTSGNITAMLTSAASVTAQTTSGDVEVRVPVGNYKIETHTGSGEANITGLVNDPRSATVLNLRTASGDASISAA, encoded by the coding sequence ATGACCGCGACACTCACCCGGCGCGCCGGCGCTCTCGTCCTCATCGCCGCGACGGCGGCCACCACCCTGACAGGGTGTGCCGGAGTGGTCGGGGCTCAGATGACCTACGACGACACCGAAAAGACGAAGATCACCGAGATCCAGCTCGACGGGGGCAGCGGCGACGTCGCGATCCGCACCGCCGCCGTCACCGAGACGAGCATCAAGCGGATCATCCGGCGCAGCACCGACCCGGGCGAGTCGTACCGGTTGCAGGGCACCAAGCTGCTCATCGACACCTCGTGCGGGCACGACTGCTCGGTGTCGTACGAGATCGTGGCCCCGCCCGGGGTGAAGGTGAGCGGCGAGCTGCGGTCGGGCGACATCTCGCTCAGATCGGTCGGCGACACCGACGTCAAGCTGACCTCGGGCGACGTGAACATCGCGGAACCCGCCGGCAAGGTGAAGCTGCGGGCCACCTCCGGCGACATGCGGGTGGTGAACGCGAAGAACGCCGTCGACATCCAATCGACCTCGGGCGACATCGACGTCATCGACGCCGCCGGGCCGCTGACCCTCAAGCTCACCTCGGGCAACATCACCGCGATGCTGACCTCGGCCGCCTCGGTGACCGCCCAGACGACCAGCGGTGACGTCGAAGTGCGGGTGCCGGTGGGCAACTACAAGATCGAGACCCACACCGGCTCGGGCGAGGCCAACATCACCGGGCTGGTCAACGACCCCCGCTCGGCGACCGTGCTGAACTTGCGCACCGCCAGCGGGGACGCGTCGATCAGCGCGGCATGA
- a CDS encoding acyl-CoA thioesterase domain-containing protein: MSFYLPLGDNQFRPTRSTESPWDTEMQHGGPPAALLGRVLAVGGLRLARISVDFLGPIPRRDCRVDVSTIKPGRLTMLNEARMVIDGRVAVTARAWHLAPGPTPPVSTPADHADPLPETEHTFPGMEEWGYGQATEWRVSKGELGWSDSSGGSDSSDGSGSPDSPDSPDSSDRSGSPDSPDSSGRSGSPDSPDSSDRSGSPDRPDSSDRSGSPDRPDRTGSPDRPDSSGSSGSSGSSGSSGSSNGETHVWTRVRMPLLDGQELDGQDRALIVADSANGLSAVLPMDKWLSIPPTMTTTLLRPAGGEWVHLACRTALSNDGLGLTSGELYDFDGAIGQVSQPLVVRAR, encoded by the coding sequence ATGAGCTTCTATCTGCCGCTCGGCGACAACCAGTTCCGGCCGACCCGCTCGACCGAGAGCCCATGGGACACCGAGATGCAGCACGGCGGCCCACCGGCCGCGCTCCTCGGGCGGGTGCTCGCGGTCGGCGGGCTGCGGCTGGCGCGCATCTCGGTCGACTTCCTGGGCCCGATTCCGCGCCGCGACTGCCGGGTGGACGTGTCCACGATCAAGCCGGGCCGCCTCACCATGCTCAACGAGGCCCGCATGGTGATCGACGGACGGGTCGCGGTGACCGCTCGTGCGTGGCACCTCGCGCCCGGCCCGACCCCACCGGTGAGCACCCCGGCCGACCACGCGGACCCGCTGCCCGAGACCGAGCACACGTTCCCCGGCATGGAGGAATGGGGCTACGGACAGGCCACCGAGTGGCGGGTCTCGAAAGGCGAGCTGGGCTGGTCCGACAGTTCCGGCGGCTCCGACAGTTCCGACGGCTCCGGCAGCCCCGACAGCCCCGACAGCCCCGACAGTTCCGACCGCTCCGGCAGCCCCGACAGCCCCGACAGCTCCGGCCGCTCCGGCAGCCCCGACAGCCCCGACAGTTCCGACCGCTCCGGCAGCCCCGACCGCCCCGACAGTTCCGACCGCTCCGGCAGCCCCGACCGCCCCGACAGGACCGGCAGCCCCGACCGCCCCGACAGCTCCGGCAGCTCCGGCAGCTCCGGCAGCTCCGGCAGCTCCGGCAGCTCCAACGGCGAGACGCACGTGTGGACCCGGGTGCGGATGCCGCTGCTCGACGGACAGGAACTCGACGGGCAGGACAGGGCGCTGATCGTGGCCGACTCGGCGAACGGGCTGTCGGCGGTGCTGCCGATGGACAAGTGGCTGTCGATCCCGCCCACCATGACAACCACGCTGCTGCGCCCGGCCGGCGGCGAGTGGGTGCACCTGGCCTGCCGCACAGCACTCAGCAACGACGGACTGGGGTTGACTTCGGGCGAGCTCTACGACTTCGACGGCGCGATCGGCCAGGTGTCCCAGCCGCTGGTGGTGCGCGCCCGCTGA